One stretch of Effusibacillus pohliae DSM 22757 DNA includes these proteins:
- a CDS encoding manganese efflux pump MntP has product MAHVAPGELFTLLTTAVALGSDAMSLGIGIGMYRLTRREISRVSFTIGLFHVLMPLAGMALGLYLHNLMGDIAQLLGALLLVGLGIHMIWDAWKGEQEPPVVLNKTAGWGLMLFAMSVSVDALSVGFSLGLSNAHFGLAVLLFGVVGGLMAAIGLSIGSIMGRVLGESMQLIGGAILILFGTQFIL; this is encoded by the coding sequence ATGGCACATGTAGCACCAGGCGAACTGTTCACTCTGTTGACGACGGCCGTTGCGCTCGGCAGCGACGCGATGTCGTTGGGGATCGGAATCGGCATGTATCGCTTGACGCGGCGGGAGATTTCCCGCGTCAGCTTTACGATCGGACTGTTCCATGTTTTGATGCCGCTGGCCGGCATGGCCCTCGGACTGTATCTGCACAATCTGATGGGCGATATCGCGCAGCTACTCGGGGCGCTGTTGCTGGTCGGACTGGGGATTCACATGATCTGGGACGCATGGAAAGGTGAGCAGGAGCCGCCGGTCGTGCTGAACAAGACGGCGGGTTGGGGATTGATGCTGTTCGCTATGAGCGTCAGCGTCGATGCGCTGTCGGTCGGTTTCAGCCTCGGCCTGTCAAACGCCCATTTCGGGCTTGCGGTGCTGCTGTTTGGCGTCGTCGGCGGCCTGATGGCGGCGATCGGGCTGTCGATCGGCAGCATCATGGGACGCGTGTTGGGAGAATCGATGCAGTTGATCGGCGGGGCGATCCTCATTCTGTTCGGGACGCAGTTCATTCTGTAG
- a CDS encoding response regulator, giving the protein MARILIVDDDAMIRFTLQEICEFAGFVPEAFDSGRRAVQRFAEAAFDMVLVDYHMPDLDGLEAVLAMRRFNQEVPILVLTVDERQETMNRFLRAGATDFAVKPVRAPDLISRMQINLRLSSIERQQREKQREVWVTKGISENTLNLIARFLKAQNEPVTLEEITAGVGLAYSTVHRYIAHLLEEGRVQAVPHYRKIGRPKNRYLWREKI; this is encoded by the coding sequence ATGGCAAGGATTCTGATCGTCGATGATGATGCAATGATTCGCTTTACCTTGCAGGAAATCTGCGAGTTCGCCGGCTTTGTGCCGGAAGCGTTCGACAGCGGCAGGCGGGCGGTGCAGCGGTTTGCGGAAGCGGCGTTCGACATGGTGCTGGTGGATTATCATATGCCGGATCTGGATGGCTTGGAAGCGGTCCTGGCGATGCGGCGCTTCAATCAGGAAGTGCCGATTCTCGTCTTGACGGTGGACGAGCGGCAGGAGACGATGAACCGGTTTTTGCGAGCGGGCGCGACCGATTTTGCCGTCAAACCGGTACGGGCGCCCGACCTGATCTCGCGCATGCAAATCAATCTCCGGCTGTCGTCGATCGAGCGGCAGCAACGCGAGAAACAGCGGGAAGTCTGGGTGACCAAGGGAATCAGCGAAAATACGCTCAACCTGATCGCCAGGTTTCTGAAGGCCCAGAATGAGCCGGTTACGCTGGAGGAGATCACGGCCGGGGTGGGGTTGGCGTATTCCACCGTCCACCGCTATATCGCGCACCTTCTGGAGGAAGGGCGGGTGCAAGCGGTGCCGCATTACCGCAAGATCGGCCGGCCGAAGAACCGGTATCTGTGGAGGGAGAAAATCTAG
- a CDS encoding L-threonylcarbamoyladenylate synthase yields the protein MGTARLGTTRQDIERAAELLRQGELVAFPTETVYGLGAHAMDAAAVDKIFQAKGRPADNPLIVHIAHRVQLADLADNLPPVAEKLIESFWPGPLTLVLPRQPGVPDRVTAGLSTVAVRMPNHPVALSLLQTAGVPVAAPSANRSGRPSPTAAVHVLEDLDGKITAVVDGGTTGVGVESTVLDVTVDPPMILRPGGVTKEMLRQVIGPLQEDLSLKRNSGEEMDPALAPAANGRIATAPRSPGMKYTHYAPRGEMWIVEGPVDKQVELIQTLVDKSTAEGTRTGVLTTDEHQAAYRADAVLSCGKREALETVAAGLYGVLRRFDELGVERIYAESFPEAGIGAAIMNRLRKAAGYRVIR from the coding sequence ATGGGCACGGCACGGCTGGGAACAACCCGGCAAGACATCGAACGGGCAGCCGAATTGCTTCGGCAGGGCGAATTGGTGGCGTTTCCGACAGAAACGGTGTATGGTCTCGGCGCCCATGCGATGGATGCGGCGGCTGTGGATAAAATTTTTCAGGCGAAAGGACGCCCGGCGGACAATCCGTTGATTGTCCACATTGCCCACAGGGTACAACTGGCGGATCTGGCAGACAACCTGCCGCCGGTGGCGGAAAAGCTGATCGAATCGTTCTGGCCCGGTCCGTTGACGCTGGTGCTTCCGCGGCAGCCCGGTGTGCCTGACCGGGTGACGGCAGGGTTATCGACAGTCGCTGTTCGGATGCCAAACCACCCTGTTGCGCTGTCGCTTTTGCAAACAGCCGGTGTGCCGGTGGCGGCACCGAGCGCCAATCGCTCCGGTCGGCCCAGTCCGACGGCCGCGGTTCACGTCTTGGAAGATTTGGACGGAAAAATCACTGCGGTGGTGGACGGGGGAACGACAGGCGTGGGAGTCGAATCGACCGTACTGGATGTAACGGTCGATCCGCCGATGATTCTCCGGCCCGGCGGCGTGACAAAGGAAATGCTTCGACAAGTGATCGGCCCTCTGCAGGAAGATCTATCTTTGAAACGAAACTCTGGCGAAGAAATGGACCCGGCGCTTGCCCCCGCCGCCAACGGGCGAATTGCGACCGCTCCGCGCTCTCCCGGAATGAAATATACGCACTACGCTCCGCGGGGGGAAATGTGGATTGTGGAAGGGCCTGTGGATAAACAGGTCGAGTTGATCCAAACGCTTGTGGATAAGTCGACAGCGGAAGGAACCAGGACGGGTGTGTTGACGACAGACGAACACCAAGCGGCATACCGGGCGGACGCGGTGCTCTCCTGCGGGAAGCGGGAAGCGCTGGAAACGGTCGCTGCCGGCTTGTATGGTGTGCTCCGCCGGTTTGATGAACTGGGAGTGGAACGGATTTATGCGGAGAGTTTCCCGGAAGCAGGAATCGGCGCCGCCATCATGAACCGCCTGCGGAAAGCGGCCGGATACCGCGTCATCCGGTGA
- a CDS encoding ZIP family metal transporter: MWEIVCSSFLSGMATPVGGWLVLRFRRLSKRLLAVFLGLATGIMLTVVLTELMPASIASGGHAMFLVGAGSGWFFLLLLRGVVSSAMKRWGLHGEKAAFLQMGWFLALSIALHDLPEGFAIGAGESLHPQVGMVIALAIALHNIPEGMSIAVPLRLAGVGGWQVIWITFLAGMTTPLGTVISLWLFTVSDVFISLSLAFAGGAMVYVVSRDILPEALQANKLWAALGIAIGAGVMLAVSALH; the protein is encoded by the coding sequence GTGTGGGAGATTGTCTGCAGCAGCTTTTTGTCCGGTATGGCAACACCCGTCGGTGGCTGGCTGGTTCTCCGGTTTCGGCGGCTGTCGAAGCGGCTGCTGGCCGTATTTTTGGGGCTGGCGACGGGGATCATGCTGACGGTCGTGCTGACCGAACTGATGCCCGCCTCGATTGCATCGGGCGGCCATGCAATGTTTCTCGTGGGTGCCGGCAGCGGCTGGTTTTTTCTGCTGCTGCTTCGCGGCGTGGTGTCGTCCGCAATGAAACGGTGGGGGCTGCACGGGGAAAAAGCGGCTTTTCTGCAAATGGGCTGGTTTCTCGCGTTGTCGATTGCGCTGCACGACCTGCCGGAAGGATTTGCGATCGGCGCGGGAGAGTCGCTGCATCCGCAGGTCGGCATGGTGATCGCGCTGGCGATCGCATTGCATAACATTCCGGAAGGTATGAGCATTGCCGTACCTCTGCGGTTGGCGGGAGTCGGCGGCTGGCAGGTGATCTGGATCACGTTCCTGGCGGGGATGACGACGCCGCTAGGGACGGTCATCTCGCTGTGGCTGTTCACCGTATCCGACGTGTTTATTTCACTGTCGCTGGCGTTTGCCGGCGGGGCGATGGTATACGTGGTTTCCCGTGACATTCTGCCGGAAGCCCTGCAGGCGAACAAGCTGTGGGCGGCGCTTGGCATCGCGATCGGGGCAGGTGTCATGCTGGCTGTCTCGGCTCTCCATTAA
- the rpiB gene encoding ribose 5-phosphate isomerase B: MRVAIAADHGGYALKEQMKHVLQELNLEFQDFGTDSEQSVDYPDYGLKVAEGVAKGEFDRGILICGTGLGMSIVANKVPGVRCAVVHDCFSAKATREHNDTNVLAMGARVIGPGLAEEIVRIWLTTEFAGGRHARRLDKIREIEQKYGQEEGVCGC; the protein is encoded by the coding sequence GTGCGAGTGGCGATTGCGGCTGATCACGGCGGATACGCCTTGAAAGAACAGATGAAACATGTGCTGCAGGAACTGAATCTTGAGTTCCAGGATTTTGGCACCGACAGCGAGCAGTCGGTCGATTATCCGGACTACGGCCTGAAAGTGGCGGAAGGAGTTGCCAAAGGGGAGTTTGACCGCGGGATTCTGATCTGCGGGACAGGCCTTGGCATGTCGATCGTCGCCAACAAAGTGCCGGGTGTGCGCTGCGCGGTGGTGCATGACTGTTTTTCCGCCAAAGCGACGCGCGAGCATAATGACACGAACGTTTTGGCGATGGGCGCGCGCGTGATCGGTCCCGGTCTGGCGGAAGAGATCGTTCGCATCTGGCTGACGACCGAATTTGCCGGCGGGCGGCATGCGAGACGGTTGGACAAGATTCGCGAAATTGAACAAAAATACGGGCAGGAAGAGGGCGTCTGCGGATGTTAG
- the nikB gene encoding nickel ABC transporter permease: MIAFICRRLAAMIPILLVVAIVIFLFLHMIPGDPARIIAGPEASLQDVENTRVKLGLDKPLHEQFWRFATHALQGDFGISYRTHEPVLSMIAERFGPTMELTSFSMVWAVAAGLLVGVIAATRRGKWQDQLSMFGAITGISMPSFWLGLMLIELFAVRLGWFPTGGNGSFAHVVLPAITLGSGVAAVIARFTRSSLLETLQEDYVRTARAKGARETIVVWSHALRNALIPVVTMTGLQFGFLLGGSVVVEAVFSWPGMGRLLIDAVNFRDYPVIQAEMLLFALEFMLINLLVDVLYAVLNPQIRAQR, from the coding sequence GTGATTGCGTTTATCTGCAGGCGTTTGGCGGCCATGATTCCGATCCTGCTGGTCGTCGCGATCGTGATTTTTCTGTTTCTGCACATGATTCCGGGCGATCCGGCGCGAATCATCGCCGGGCCGGAAGCTTCTTTGCAAGATGTGGAAAATACGCGGGTCAAGCTCGGCCTCGACAAACCGTTGCACGAGCAGTTCTGGCGGTTTGCCACACACGCGCTGCAAGGGGATTTCGGCATATCGTACCGGACGCATGAGCCGGTGCTTTCGATGATTGCCGAGCGGTTCGGCCCGACGATGGAACTGACTAGTTTCAGTATGGTGTGGGCTGTGGCCGCCGGTTTGCTGGTCGGAGTGATCGCTGCCACCCGCCGGGGAAAATGGCAGGATCAACTGTCAATGTTCGGCGCCATCACCGGGATTTCGATGCCTTCTTTTTGGCTCGGGCTGATGCTGATCGAACTGTTTGCCGTCCGGCTCGGCTGGTTTCCCACCGGCGGGAACGGTTCGTTTGCCCACGTTGTCCTGCCGGCGATCACGCTCGGGTCAGGGGTGGCTGCGGTGATCGCCCGCTTCACTCGGTCCAGTTTGCTGGAAACGTTGCAGGAAGATTACGTCCGAACGGCAAGAGCGAAAGGAGCCAGGGAAACGATCGTGGTGTGGTCACACGCATTACGCAACGCCTTGATTCCGGTTGTTACGATGACGGGGCTCCAATTCGGATTTTTGCTGGGGGGTTCGGTCGTGGTGGAAGCGGTTTTTTCCTGGCCGGGCATGGGGCGGCTGTTGATCGATGCGGTGAATTTTCGCGATTATCCGGTGATTCAGGCGGAGATGCTGCTGTTCGCGCTGGAGTTTATGCTGATCAATCTGCTGGTCGACGTGTTGTATGCCGTCTTGAACCCGCAGATTCGCGCACAAAGGTAG
- a CDS encoding serine hydroxymethyltransferase: MNHLRLVDKEVAEAIDKELGRQQSKIELIASENFVSRAVMEAMGTVLTNKYAEGYPGKRYYGGCEYVDIVENLARERVKKIFGAEHANVQPHSGAQANTAVYFAFLKPGDTVLGMNLAHGGHLTHGSPVNISGQYYNFVPYGVDEVTHRIDYDVVRRLAEEHKPKMIVAGASAYPRVIDFAKLREIADSVGAYLMVDMAHIAGLIATGHHPSPVPFADFVTSTTHKTLRGPRGGLILCKEKYAKEIDKAIFPGIQGGPLMHVIAAKAVAFGEVLRPEFAQYSQAVIDNAQALAQALIDRGFNLVSGGTDNHLILIDLRNLGLTGKEAEKLLDEVGITVNKNAIPFDPQSPFVTSGIRIGTPAVTTRGFDRDAMVEVADIINLSLRNGNDQPSLNEAMRRVRALCEKFPLYEGLQKA, encoded by the coding sequence ATGAATCATCTGCGGTTGGTGGATAAAGAGGTCGCGGAGGCGATTGACAAGGAACTCGGCCGCCAGCAGTCGAAAATCGAACTGATCGCGTCCGAAAACTTCGTGAGCCGCGCCGTCATGGAAGCGATGGGGACGGTGCTGACCAACAAGTATGCGGAAGGCTATCCGGGCAAGCGGTATTACGGCGGTTGCGAATATGTGGACATTGTGGAAAATCTGGCCCGCGAGCGCGTGAAGAAAATATTTGGTGCGGAACACGCCAACGTGCAGCCGCATTCGGGAGCACAGGCGAACACCGCGGTGTATTTTGCGTTTCTGAAGCCTGGCGACACGGTGCTGGGGATGAATCTGGCGCACGGTGGCCACCTGACGCACGGCAGTCCGGTGAACATTTCCGGGCAGTACTACAATTTTGTGCCCTACGGGGTGGATGAGGTCACACACCGGATCGACTACGATGTGGTCCGCCGGCTGGCGGAAGAGCACAAACCGAAAATGATCGTGGCGGGCGCTTCCGCCTATCCGCGCGTGATCGATTTTGCGAAACTGCGGGAGATTGCCGATTCGGTCGGAGCCTACCTGATGGTCGACATGGCTCACATTGCGGGACTGATCGCCACGGGCCACCACCCGAGTCCGGTTCCGTTCGCCGATTTTGTCACATCGACGACGCACAAGACGCTGCGCGGACCACGGGGCGGCCTGATCCTTTGCAAGGAGAAGTATGCGAAGGAGATCGACAAGGCGATTTTCCCGGGGATTCAGGGCGGTCCTTTGATGCATGTGATCGCGGCGAAAGCGGTCGCTTTCGGCGAAGTGCTTCGCCCGGAATTCGCCCAGTATTCGCAGGCGGTGATCGACAATGCGCAAGCGTTGGCGCAAGCGCTGATCGACCGCGGCTTTAACCTGGTATCCGGCGGCACGGACAACCATCTGATCCTGATCGATCTGCGCAACCTCGGACTCACCGGGAAAGAAGCGGAGAAACTGTTGGATGAAGTCGGCATCACGGTTAACAAAAATGCGATTCCGTTCGACCCGCAAAGCCCGTTCGTGACGAGCGGCATCCGGATCGGCACGCCGGCTGTGACAACCCGCGGTTTCGACCGGGACGCAATGGTCGAGGTGGCGGACATTATCAACCTCTCCTTGCGCAACGGCAACGACCAGCCGAGCCTCAACGAAGCGATGCGCCGTGTCCGTGCCCTGTGCGAGAAGTTCCCGCTGTACGAGGGATTGCAGAAAGCTTGA
- a CDS encoding low molecular weight protein arginine phosphatase, which translates to MYRVLFVCTGNTCRSPMAEAMLKKQLAEKGISDIEVRSAGVAAAAGSPASTGALEALRKRQLQGDQHRSQMFTEELGNWADLILTMTASHKQMLGGRFPQFLDKVFTLKEYVGGAEDHDISDPFGGDQDVYEQTAQEIEQAIAALVEKLRHR; encoded by the coding sequence GTGTATCGCGTTCTTTTTGTCTGTACCGGTAATACATGCCGCAGTCCGATGGCGGAAGCCATGTTAAAAAAACAGCTGGCCGAAAAAGGAATTTCCGATATCGAAGTGCGGTCTGCGGGCGTTGCAGCGGCTGCTGGCAGTCCCGCTTCGACCGGGGCGCTTGAGGCGCTGCGCAAGCGGCAATTGCAAGGGGATCAGCACCGCTCCCAGATGTTCACGGAAGAGTTGGGAAATTGGGCCGATCTGATCCTGACGATGACCGCTTCCCACAAACAAATGCTCGGCGGCCGGTTTCCGCAATTTTTGGATAAGGTGTTCACCTTGAAAGAGTATGTGGGAGGGGCGGAAGATCACGATATTTCCGATCCGTTTGGCGGGGATCAGGACGTGTACGAGCAGACGGCGCAGGAAATCGAACAGGCGATTGCGGCGCTTGTGGAAAAACTTCGTCACAGGTAA
- a CDS encoding glutathione ABC transporter substrate-binding protein encodes MKNGRVLKLTLTGVLAAGMLLAGCSKSQTAVDNAVGGEKRTDLVVAQAANPTTMDPQDAQDTLSYSIMKTMYEGLLGFDKDMKIVPVLAESMPELSKDAKSVTFKLKKGIKFHDGTDLNAEAVKINFDRVKDPNNKLKRASLFAVIEKTEVVDPYTVKFTLNRPFAAIVQTFAHPAAMIISPKAIKEYGKEIQRKPVGTGPFQFVEWKDADHVTVKKFDGYWDKANAAKVEKITFKPVTEAGSRVAMLKTGEAQFVYPLPPDQVDSLKDDKNVAVDRSPSIVERYIAFNTTKKPFDEKRVRQALNYAVNKDALIKVVAKGYASPAESVIAPKVWGFQKQQMYGYDPGKAKQLLAEAGYPNGFETTIWTANATESVKIAEFIQQQWKEVGIKANVQQMESGTLSNQMYVKPEDSKMLTYSGGWSPSTGEADWGIRPLLTKDLFPPAGYNVGYYVNERVEKDIATGLQSTDEKERLAAYADAQKTIVEDAPWVFLYVPDNVSGKRKNLSGVFVLPDGALDLNRAEFK; translated from the coding sequence ATGAAAAACGGGAGAGTTTTGAAATTGACCTTGACCGGTGTGTTGGCCGCGGGCATGTTGCTGGCGGGCTGCTCGAAATCGCAAACAGCGGTGGACAACGCAGTTGGCGGCGAGAAGCGGACCGATCTGGTCGTGGCGCAGGCGGCCAATCCGACCACCATGGACCCGCAGGACGCGCAGGATACGCTGTCGTACTCGATTATGAAAACGATGTACGAAGGATTGCTCGGGTTTGACAAAGACATGAAGATCGTGCCAGTATTGGCCGAATCGATGCCGGAACTGAGCAAGGATGCGAAATCGGTCACCTTCAAGTTGAAAAAGGGCATCAAGTTTCATGATGGCACTGATTTAAACGCGGAGGCGGTGAAAATCAATTTTGACCGGGTGAAAGATCCGAATAACAAGCTGAAGCGGGCGTCCCTGTTCGCCGTGATTGAAAAAACGGAAGTGGTCGACCCGTATACGGTGAAATTCACTCTCAACCGGCCGTTTGCTGCGATTGTGCAAACATTCGCCCATCCGGCCGCGATGATCATTTCGCCGAAGGCGATCAAGGAATACGGCAAGGAGATCCAGCGCAAGCCGGTCGGGACAGGGCCGTTCCAGTTTGTCGAGTGGAAAGACGCCGACCATGTGACAGTCAAGAAGTTCGACGGGTATTGGGATAAGGCGAATGCGGCAAAGGTCGAAAAAATCACGTTCAAGCCGGTGACCGAAGCCGGATCCCGCGTGGCGATGCTGAAGACGGGCGAGGCGCAGTTCGTCTATCCGCTGCCGCCCGACCAGGTGGACAGCTTGAAGGATGACAAAAATGTGGCGGTTGACCGATCGCCGTCGATTGTGGAGCGCTACATCGCGTTCAATACCACCAAGAAACCGTTTGACGAAAAGCGTGTCCGGCAAGCGCTCAACTACGCGGTCAACAAAGACGCGTTGATCAAGGTCGTTGCCAAAGGCTACGCTTCACCTGCCGAATCGGTGATCGCGCCGAAGGTATGGGGTTTCCAGAAACAGCAGATGTACGGCTACGATCCAGGGAAAGCGAAGCAGCTGCTGGCGGAAGCGGGATATCCGAACGGGTTTGAAACGACGATTTGGACGGCAAACGCCACCGAGTCGGTGAAAATCGCCGAGTTCATCCAGCAGCAGTGGAAGGAGGTCGGCATCAAGGCGAACGTCCAGCAGATGGAATCGGGCACGCTGTCGAACCAGATGTACGTGAAACCGGAAGATAGCAAAATGCTCACCTATTCCGGCGGCTGGTCGCCGTCGACCGGCGAAGCGGACTGGGGTATCCGGCCGCTCCTGACGAAAGATCTGTTCCCGCCGGCCGGTTACAACGTAGGCTATTACGTCAACGAGCGTGTGGAAAAGGATATCGCCACCGGTTTGCAGTCGACAGATGAGAAAGAACGGCTTGCCGCTTATGCGGACGCACAGAAAACGATCGTCGAGGACGCTCCGTGGGTGTTCCTGTACGTGCCGGATAACGTTTCGGGCAAGCGGAAAAATCTGTCCGGCGTATTCGTGCTGCCCGATGGCGCGCTCGATTTGAACCGCGCAGAATTCAAATAA
- a CDS encoding gamma-glutamyl-gamma-aminobutyrate hydrolase family protein, whose amino-acid sequence MQPVIGITSTLVKINEFSEGVYVHQDYHRAIVAAGGLPLVLPLTDPDSFSRLIDLCDGVIFSGGEDVDPQQYGAEPQQHLGPIHPQRDRVEVAAVRYTIGAGKPLLAICRGAQVLNVALGGTLYQDLPSEYPGALQHSQKAARGVDTHWVELAEGSYLHRIFGQTQIRVNSLHHQAIRQAAAGLVVTGTASDGVIEAVEAPGCVFTIGVQWHPESMAERDPLMQALFREFVDQSRAAKKNRLSAPLTG is encoded by the coding sequence ATGCAACCAGTCATCGGTATCACCAGCACGCTTGTCAAGATCAATGAATTCAGCGAAGGCGTCTATGTGCATCAGGATTACCATCGCGCGATTGTGGCTGCCGGGGGACTGCCCCTGGTGCTTCCGCTGACCGATCCGGATTCGTTTTCGCGGTTGATCGACCTGTGCGACGGGGTGATTTTCAGCGGCGGGGAAGATGTCGACCCGCAGCAGTACGGGGCGGAACCGCAGCAGCATCTGGGACCGATCCACCCGCAACGCGACCGGGTGGAAGTGGCGGCGGTACGCTACACGATCGGCGCCGGGAAGCCGCTGCTTGCTATTTGCCGTGGCGCTCAGGTGCTCAATGTGGCGCTTGGCGGCACGCTCTATCAAGACTTGCCCAGTGAGTATCCGGGCGCTCTGCAGCATTCGCAAAAAGCGGCGAGAGGGGTGGACACCCATTGGGTTGAGCTGGCGGAGGGCAGCTATTTGCACCGCATTTTTGGACAGACGCAGATTCGGGTGAACAGCTTGCACCATCAGGCGATCCGGCAAGCAGCTGCCGGGTTGGTCGTCACAGGTACCGCTTCTGACGGAGTGATTGAGGCGGTGGAAGCTCCTGGTTGCGTTTTTACGATCGGAGTGCAGTGGCACCCCGAATCGATGGCGGAGCGCGATCCGTTAATGCAAGCCCTGTTCCGGGAGTTTGTCGACCAAAGCCGGGCGGCGAAGAAGAATCGGCTGTCAGCCCCGCTGACGGGCTGA
- a CDS encoding sensor histidine kinase, with protein MSHRQRLLMVLMAVGLILLGVAFPSFLTPNDIGLLDAVRTAEETRQANPLLLASVLVVLLNTVRALPHYIGVFLLCEALLDVVKPRWLSALLPMLILPGVYKLINLYTPIKYHFGGPAVMLVVAIIFLNRMERGAAGIGAKVLILGQFLLAVEWLDMVKWLTPYGFGLGPVSFKIKQLAESNGVDFGLSMFALLLCLFLLLSVGISVLLTRMFNQTVRERNRVHQVQLKMAEARSGQEVLFLVHDLKTPLTSIGGLSSLINMRVDDEKVRTYSQKIEQSITVMSEMISEILFADRKKLVSVQEILDTVTSSRFSGSPDVLTVEVREPMPLLYVNKIRIVRALINLLNNAFDAVAGLPHGSVRLLVERSQSEVHFSVVDNGTGIPQEDLENIWNLGYSTKDSAGAGLAFVRQVVKAHGGRTAVRSTKGEGTVVTVILPGGAEPDGKDSDRR; from the coding sequence ATGTCCCATCGCCAGAGACTGCTGATGGTTCTGATGGCTGTTGGGCTGATCTTGCTGGGAGTGGCGTTTCCTTCTTTTTTGACGCCGAATGACATCGGCTTGCTCGACGCGGTGCGGACCGCGGAGGAAACGCGGCAGGCGAATCCGCTGCTACTCGCCTCCGTACTGGTCGTGCTTTTGAATACGGTGCGGGCCCTCCCCCATTACATCGGAGTGTTTCTGCTCTGTGAAGCACTGCTGGATGTGGTAAAACCCCGCTGGCTGTCCGCCTTGCTGCCGATGCTGATTTTGCCTGGTGTGTACAAGCTGATCAATCTGTACACACCGATCAAATACCATTTCGGCGGTCCGGCTGTGATGCTGGTGGTGGCCATTATCTTCCTCAATCGGATGGAGCGGGGCGCCGCCGGAATCGGTGCGAAGGTGCTCATCCTGGGGCAGTTTTTGCTGGCGGTCGAATGGCTGGATATGGTGAAATGGCTGACGCCTTACGGGTTCGGATTGGGACCGGTTTCTTTCAAGATCAAGCAGTTGGCGGAGAGCAACGGGGTCGATTTTGGACTGAGCATGTTCGCTTTGCTTTTGTGTCTGTTCCTGCTGCTGTCGGTCGGCATATCGGTGCTGCTCACCCGGATGTTCAATCAGACGGTGCGGGAGCGCAACCGGGTTCATCAGGTGCAGCTCAAAATGGCGGAGGCGCGGTCCGGTCAGGAAGTGCTGTTCCTGGTGCATGACCTGAAGACGCCGCTAACTTCGATCGGAGGACTGAGCTCGTTGATCAACATGCGCGTTGATGATGAGAAAGTCCGAACTTATTCACAGAAGATTGAACAATCGATCACGGTGATGAGCGAAATGATTTCGGAGATTCTGTTTGCCGACAGAAAGAAGCTGGTGTCGGTGCAGGAGATTCTGGATACGGTGACATCCAGCCGTTTCAGCGGATCGCCGGATGTGCTGACCGTCGAAGTGCGGGAGCCCATGCCGCTTTTATACGTCAACAAAATCCGCATCGTGCGGGCATTGATCAATCTTTTGAATAACGCGTTCGACGCGGTTGCCGGGCTGCCGCATGGTTCCGTCCGTTTGCTGGTGGAACGGTCGCAGAGCGAAGTCCATTTTTCGGTGGTGGACAATGGGACGGGGATCCCGCAAGAGGATCTGGAAAACATCTGGAACCTCGGCTATTCGACCAAAGATTCGGCCGGCGCCGGCCTTGCGTTTGTACGCCAAGTGGTGAAGGCGCATGGGGGACGGACGGCCGTTCGCAGTACAAAAGGGGAAGGCACAGTTGTGACCGTGATACTGCCGGGAGGTGCGGAGCCGGATGGCAAGGATTCTGATCGTCGATGA
- a CDS encoding TIGR01440 family protein: MLDLSAIAKVTRQVIDELQQVARLDADQMLVIGASSSEVIGEKIGSAGSTEVAKAIVEAVLTARNEYGFHVAFQCCEHLNRALVVERATMKAFGLEEVTVVPVPQAGGAVAATAFRSLQDPVLVERIQAHAGIDIGDTLIGMHLRPVAVPVRPTVKSIGQAHVTMARTRPKLIGGARAVYILQEVPEKDSD, encoded by the coding sequence ATGTTAGACCTGTCCGCCATCGCGAAGGTCACGCGGCAGGTGATCGACGAATTGCAGCAGGTGGCGCGGCTTGATGCCGATCAGATGTTGGTGATCGGCGCTTCCAGTTCGGAAGTGATCGGCGAAAAAATCGGGTCGGCCGGTTCGACGGAAGTGGCAAAGGCGATCGTCGAGGCTGTGTTGACGGCGCGGAATGAGTATGGGTTTCATGTGGCGTTTCAATGCTGCGAGCACCTGAACCGCGCGTTGGTGGTAGAACGCGCGACGATGAAAGCGTTTGGCCTGGAAGAAGTGACGGTGGTACCGGTGCCGCAGGCGGGCGGAGCGGTGGCCGCGACTGCGTTTCGCAGCTTGCAGGATCCGGTGTTGGTCGAGCGGATTCAGGCACACGCGGGAATTGACATCGGCGACACGCTGATCGGCATGCATTTGCGGCCGGTGGCGGTTCCGGTCCGGCCGACAGTCAAATCGATTGGGCAGGCGCATGTGACGATGGCGAGAACCCGTCCGAAACTGATCGGCGGCGCCCGAGCCGTTTACATACTGCAGGAGGTCCCTGAAAAGGATTCGGACTAA